A genomic window from Pseudonocardia broussonetiae includes:
- a CDS encoding alpha/beta fold hydrolase, with amino-acid sequence MTATTHSTTATDGARVDYTEHHRSGAGRPVVLLAGFGAPATSWLHQVPALVRADHRVVTVDLPGHGTAGPTPDGSTMAGRADHLHALLEHLDLHGAVLVGGSMGGNTIWARVAAHGTGRLAGVVIADQTPTMVNTADWPHGFYGYTEANREAFFDDGIPGTGHGTPLWRRGLRLVRLLRAMRGARRTLSPADHVLLDDHGAADWRGTVRAVDVPVLFVAGAESELWPAAHADASAALTPRARAVTIPGAGHAVNMEQPAAFNRALLEFVQGLG; translated from the coding sequence ATGACCGCCACGACGCACTCCACGACGGCGACCGACGGCGCGCGCGTCGACTACACCGAGCACCACCGCTCCGGCGCCGGCCGCCCGGTGGTGCTGCTCGCCGGGTTCGGGGCGCCGGCGACCTCGTGGCTGCACCAGGTGCCCGCGCTCGTGCGGGCGGACCACCGGGTGGTCACCGTGGACCTGCCCGGCCACGGCACCGCGGGCCCGACGCCGGACGGCAGCACCATGGCGGGCCGCGCCGACCACCTGCACGCGCTGCTCGAGCACCTGGACCTGCACGGCGCCGTGCTCGTCGGCGGCTCGATGGGCGGCAACACGATCTGGGCGCGCGTGGCGGCCCACGGCACCGGGCGGCTGGCCGGCGTCGTGATCGCCGACCAGACGCCGACGATGGTCAACACGGCCGACTGGCCGCACGGGTTCTACGGCTACACCGAGGCCAACCGGGAGGCGTTCTTCGACGACGGCATCCCGGGCACCGGGCACGGCACGCCGCTGTGGCGCCGGGGCCTGCGCCTGGTCCGGCTGCTCCGGGCGATGCGGGGCGCGCGGCGCACGCTGAGCCCGGCCGACCACGTGCTCCTCGACGACCACGGCGCCGCCGACTGGCGCGGCACGGTGCGTGCGGTGGACGTGCCCGTCCTCTTCGTCGCCGGGGCCGAGAGCGAGCTGTGGCCCGCCGCCCACGCCGACGCGTCGGCCGCACTCACCCCCCGCGCCCGCGCGGTCACGATCCCCGGCGCCGGCCACGCGGTGAACATGGAGCAGCCCGCGGCGTTCAACCGGGCGCTGCTGGAGTTCGTGCAGGGCCTGGGCTGA
- a CDS encoding MFS transporter, protein MTRAIPSPTTDGADAPAAGVRPSGLRRLSFGLLMVYVSILAINSGGLGILIPDLVSRIDEANKVGNLAIVSTVAFLANVFAQPIAGALSDATRSRFGRRTPWMVGGGLVAAGFMVGLPMAGSVVTVAIVWLAVQLGVNALQAAATALVPDRFPPARRGGVSGMVGLGITIGNAVGAIVAGSLAAQGALPYLVLAVLMVVVVGSFVLVNRDSSSLTDAPREPFSPTAFLAGFWVSPRRHPDFAWAFASRFLMVIGFYGAQTYGLYILRDYVGLSDTESTAVAAQVGIVLLVGVLLSALASGWLSDKVGRRKPFIVWSSVVMAIALAVPLFVPTVTGVLVYSFLLGLGFGTYISIDLALMTEVLPARPAGGQSTAGRDLAVLGLATTLPQALSPSIAAGLVSATGGYPAVFVSGIVFVIIGAVAVLPIRSVR, encoded by the coding sequence ATGACCCGAGCGATCCCGTCGCCCACCACGGACGGTGCCGACGCCCCGGCCGCCGGGGTGCGGCCGTCCGGCCTGCGCCGCCTGTCGTTCGGGCTGCTGATGGTGTACGTGTCCATCCTCGCCATCAACTCCGGCGGCCTCGGCATCCTGATCCCCGACCTGGTCAGCCGCATCGACGAGGCGAACAAGGTCGGCAACCTCGCGATCGTCTCCACCGTCGCGTTCCTCGCCAACGTCTTCGCGCAGCCGATCGCGGGCGCCCTGTCCGACGCGACGCGCTCGCGGTTCGGCCGCCGGACGCCGTGGATGGTCGGCGGTGGACTCGTGGCCGCAGGGTTCATGGTCGGGCTGCCGATGGCGGGCTCGGTCGTCACCGTCGCGATCGTCTGGCTCGCCGTGCAGCTCGGCGTGAACGCCCTGCAGGCCGCGGCCACCGCGCTCGTCCCCGACCGCTTCCCGCCCGCCCGCCGCGGCGGCGTCTCCGGCATGGTCGGCCTCGGCATCACCATCGGCAACGCGGTCGGCGCGATCGTCGCGGGCTCGCTGGCCGCGCAGGGCGCGCTCCCCTATCTGGTGCTGGCCGTCCTGATGGTCGTGGTCGTCGGCTCGTTCGTGCTGGTCAACCGCGACTCGTCCAGCCTCACCGACGCCCCGCGCGAGCCGTTCTCGCCGACGGCGTTCCTCGCCGGCTTCTGGGTCTCGCCGCGCCGCCACCCCGACTTCGCCTGGGCCTTCGCGTCACGCTTCCTCATGGTGATCGGCTTCTACGGCGCCCAGACCTACGGCCTCTACATCCTGCGCGACTACGTGGGCCTGTCCGACACCGAGTCGACCGCCGTCGCCGCCCAGGTCGGCATCGTGCTGCTCGTCGGCGTCCTCCTCTCGGCTCTGGCCAGCGGCTGGCTGTCGGACAAGGTGGGCCGGCGCAAGCCCTTCATCGTGTGGTCCTCGGTCGTCATGGCGATCGCCCTGGCCGTCCCGCTGTTCGTGCCGACCGTCACCGGCGTGCTGGTCTACAGCTTCCTGCTCGGCCTGGGCTTCGGGACCTACATCTCGATCGACCTCGCCCTGATGACCGAGGTCCTGCCCGCCCGGCCCGCCGGCGGGCAGAGCACCGCGGGACGCGACCTGGCCGTCCTCGGCCTGGCCACCACGCTGCCGCAGGCGCTGAGCCCGTCGATCGCGGCCGGCCTGGTGAGCGCCACCGGCGGCTACCCCGCCGTGTTCGTCTCCGGCATCGTGTTCGTCATCATCGGCGCGGTGGCCGTCCTGCCGATCCGGTCGGTCCGATGA
- a CDS encoding substrate-binding domain-containing protein yields the protein MIGQNRTVLAALALLLLVGCGAPAAGPSAERSLILATTTSTQDSGLLDALLPAFTADTGWQVKTVAVGSGQAIELGRRGEADVLLVHSPAAEEEFVAEGTAGRRRLVMHNDFVLVGPASDPAGVRGAGAVEAMTRIAGSGAVFVSRGDDSGTHAREDRLWESAGIAPGGPWYQETGQGMGATLRVADENGGYTLSDRATWLSQAGSLVVLGEGDPGLLNVYHVIEMTTGAGERVQADGAAAFADWILGAPAQEMIGDFGRAEYGQPLFVPDAGKPDPTG from the coding sequence GTGATAGGTCAGAACAGGACAGTCCTCGCCGCACTCGCGCTGCTGCTGCTCGTGGGGTGCGGCGCCCCGGCGGCCGGGCCGTCGGCGGAGCGGTCGCTGATCCTGGCCACCACCACCAGCACGCAGGACTCCGGCCTGCTCGACGCGCTGCTCCCGGCGTTCACCGCCGACACCGGATGGCAGGTGAAGACGGTGGCCGTGGGCAGCGGTCAGGCCATCGAGCTGGGCCGCCGCGGCGAGGCCGACGTGCTGCTCGTGCACTCCCCGGCGGCGGAGGAGGAGTTCGTGGCCGAGGGCACCGCCGGGCGGCGCCGGCTGGTGATGCACAACGACTTCGTGCTCGTCGGGCCCGCGTCCGATCCCGCCGGCGTCCGCGGGGCCGGTGCGGTGGAGGCGATGACGCGGATCGCCGGCTCGGGCGCGGTGTTCGTCTCCCGCGGCGACGACTCCGGCACCCACGCCCGGGAGGACCGGCTCTGGGAGTCGGCCGGGATCGCTCCGGGCGGACCCTGGTACCAGGAGACCGGGCAGGGCATGGGGGCGACGCTGCGGGTCGCCGACGAGAACGGCGGCTACACCCTCTCGGACCGGGCGACGTGGCTGAGCCAGGCGGGCTCGCTGGTGGTGCTGGGCGAGGGCGACCCGGGACTGCTCAACGTCTACCACGTGATCGAGATGACGACCGGCGCCGGTGAGCGGGTGCAGGCCGACGGCGCCGCCGCCTTCGCCGACTGGATCCTCGGCGCCCCCGCTCAGGAGATGATCGGCGACTTCGGCCGCGCGGAGTACGGGCAGCCGCTGTTCGTGCCCGACGCCGGCAAGCCCGATCCCACCGGATGA
- a CDS encoding PLP-dependent aminotransferase family protein has translation MSSARNTPDADGTNPGRARTPAYKALYEQLRSSILTGQLGAGTRLPPSRTLAVETGLSRNTVLAAFEQLQAEGYITGRQGSGTYVAHLLPEQLLTSGSVSARAGAAPPSVSTTAKLSARGERLAMTRRVPLPSVLGRAPRGTSFLIGLPALDAFPREIWLSLYTERFRRSGVRLMRYDDPAGYRPLREAIAGYISTARGIHCRAEQVIITTGSQQALEFCARILLDPGDAAWLEDPGYLGARAALVSASARIIPVPVDRNGLDVDAGRMLEPRARLAVVTPSHQFPLGHTMTLERRLALIDWASTHDSWIVEDDYDAEFRYLGRPHAALMAIDSRQRVIYVGTFSKVLFPGLRLGYVIAPPDLVDGFLAAHLSTDMHAHVIDQAVVTDFIEQGHFARHLRRTRVLHRERQQELLRLAEPLGEQLRLVPSDGGLHLVGLLEAHRDDRAVAKNALRQGVHVWPLSNHYLRPEQMPALLLGYAGTTTEDMRHGIATLATVLA, from the coding sequence GTGTCATCTGCGCGCAACACGCCGGATGCGGACGGGACCAATCCGGGTCGGGCGAGGACACCGGCCTACAAGGCGCTCTACGAGCAGCTGCGGTCCAGCATCCTGACCGGGCAGCTGGGAGCGGGGACCCGGCTGCCGCCCAGCCGCACCCTGGCGGTCGAGACGGGCCTGTCGCGCAACACGGTGCTGGCCGCCTTCGAGCAGCTGCAGGCGGAGGGGTACATCACCGGCCGCCAGGGATCGGGCACCTACGTCGCCCACCTGCTGCCCGAGCAGCTGCTCACCAGCGGGTCGGTGAGCGCGAGGGCGGGCGCGGCACCGCCGTCCGTGAGCACGACGGCGAAGCTGTCCGCCCGGGGCGAACGGCTCGCGATGACCCGCCGAGTGCCCCTGCCCTCCGTGCTGGGCCGCGCGCCCCGGGGCACGTCCTTCCTCATCGGCCTCCCCGCGCTCGACGCGTTCCCCCGCGAGATCTGGCTGTCGCTGTACACCGAGCGGTTCCGCAGGTCCGGGGTCCGCCTGATGCGCTACGACGACCCCGCCGGGTACCGCCCCCTCCGCGAGGCGATCGCCGGCTACATCAGCACCGCCCGCGGCATCCACTGCCGCGCCGAGCAGGTCATCATCACCACCGGCTCCCAGCAGGCCCTCGAGTTCTGCGCGCGGATCCTGCTCGATCCCGGGGACGCGGCGTGGCTCGAGGACCCGGGGTACCTCGGCGCGCGCGCGGCGCTGGTGTCGGCGAGCGCCCGGATCATCCCGGTCCCCGTCGACCGGAACGGGCTCGACGTCGACGCCGGCCGGATGCTCGAACCGCGGGCGCGCCTGGCCGTCGTCACCCCGTCGCACCAGTTCCCGCTCGGTCACACGATGACCCTGGAGCGCCGCCTCGCCCTCATCGACTGGGCCAGCACGCACGACTCGTGGATCGTGGAGGACGACTACGACGCCGAGTTCCGGTACCTCGGCCGGCCCCACGCCGCGCTCATGGCGATCGACTCCCGCCAGCGCGTCATCTACGTGGGCACGTTCAGCAAGGTGCTGTTCCCCGGCCTGCGGCTCGGCTACGTCATCGCCCCACCCGATCTCGTCGACGGCTTCCTGGCCGCGCACCTGTCCACCGACATGCACGCCCACGTCATCGACCAGGCCGTCGTCACCGACTTCATCGAGCAGGGCCACTTCGCCCGCCACCTGCGCCGCACCCGGGTGCTGCACCGCGAGCGCCAGCAGGAGCTGCTCCGGCTGGCCGAGCCGCTCGGGGAGCAGCTGCGCCTGGTCCCGTCGGACGGCGGGCTCCACCTGGTCGGCCTCCTCGAGGCGCACCGCGACGACCGCGCCGTCGCCAAGAACGCGCTGCGCCAGGGCGTGCACGTCTGGCCGCTGTCGAACCACTACCTGCGCCCCGAGCAGATGCCCGCGCTCCTGCTCGGGTACGCCGGCACCACGACCGAGGACATGCGCCACGGCATCGCCACCCTGGCGACGGTGCTGGCCTGA
- a CDS encoding ABC transporter permease: protein MDVLLDGLVEAWRLLVGGDADTWEITALTLRVSLTATAVALVLGVPLGAVVALTRFRGRRVVLAAANTGLGLPPVVIGLFVTVLLWRSGPLGAFELLYTPTAMIVAQAAIATPVVVALATVALHQVDPDFLVQMQGLGATRGRALLALFGEARLPLLAAAMAAFGAVVSEVGAAQMVGGNLAGETRVLTTAAVLATSRGDFALAIAFGMILLLIAFAVNLVLTLAHHREPARP from the coding sequence ATGGACGTCCTGCTCGACGGCCTGGTGGAGGCGTGGCGGCTGCTGGTCGGCGGCGACGCGGACACCTGGGAGATCACCGCACTGACGCTGCGGGTCTCGCTGACCGCGACCGCCGTGGCACTGGTCCTCGGTGTGCCCCTGGGCGCGGTGGTCGCGCTGACCCGGTTCCGGGGGCGACGGGTCGTGCTCGCCGCCGCCAACACCGGCCTCGGGCTGCCGCCGGTGGTGATCGGGCTGTTCGTCACCGTGCTGCTGTGGCGCAGCGGCCCGCTCGGGGCGTTCGAGCTGCTCTACACACCGACGGCGATGATCGTCGCGCAGGCGGCGATCGCCACGCCCGTCGTGGTCGCGCTGGCCACCGTGGCGCTGCACCAGGTCGACCCGGACTTCCTCGTCCAGATGCAGGGCCTCGGCGCGACCCGCGGCCGGGCGCTGCTCGCGCTGTTCGGTGAGGCGCGGCTCCCGCTGCTCGCCGCGGCCATGGCCGCGTTCGGGGCGGTGGTCAGCGAGGTGGGTGCGGCGCAGATGGTGGGCGGCAACCTGGCCGGGGAGACCCGGGTGCTCACCACCGCGGCGGTGCTCGCCACCAGCCGCGGCGACTTCGCCCTGGCCATCGCGTTCGGGATGATCCTGCTGCTCATCGCGTTCGCCGTGAACCTGGTGCTGACCCTCGCCCACCACCGCGAGCCCGCCCGACCGTGA
- a CDS encoding helix-turn-helix transcriptional regulator, which yields MTRYREICTDLAERISAGDIAAGAELPPVRELAQRFGTTATTVGRAQRTLVDAGVIVTADRRRTRVAAAGAVAARRFLHAELVFRLAGSDDPALDVVTRTLGQSVHSIGTDGSFDGLRAVRQGRADGAAVHLLHHSGVYNAPFARSLLRDRRPHLIHLWRREQGIIVAPGNPRGLSGAADLGPLRVAKRRPGTGTRILLDTLLLAAGRDPDALRGPETGSHMEVALSVASGTVDAGLGVRSAAHDLDLDFLPLVTEDYDIVLGAAALDAAAPLIAALHEPAVRAAVTALGGYDTTRSGEVSDLAATP from the coding sequence GTGACGCGATACCGGGAGATCTGCACCGATCTGGCCGAGAGGATCAGCGCGGGCGACATCGCCGCCGGCGCCGAGCTCCCCCCGGTGCGCGAGCTGGCGCAGCGGTTCGGGACGACGGCCACGACGGTCGGCCGCGCGCAGCGGACCCTGGTCGACGCCGGGGTGATCGTCACCGCCGACCGGCGACGCACCCGGGTGGCGGCCGCAGGCGCGGTCGCCGCCCGCCGGTTCCTGCACGCCGAGCTGGTGTTCCGCCTCGCCGGCAGCGACGACCCGGCCCTCGACGTCGTCACCCGGACCCTCGGCCAGTCCGTCCACAGCATCGGGACCGACGGCAGCTTCGACGGGCTGCGCGCGGTCCGCCAGGGCCGGGCCGACGGCGCCGCGGTGCACCTGCTGCACCACAGCGGCGTCTACAACGCGCCGTTCGCCCGCAGCCTCCTGCGCGACCGGCGGCCGCACCTCATCCACCTGTGGCGACGCGAGCAGGGCATCATCGTGGCCCCCGGCAACCCCCGCGGGCTGTCCGGCGCCGCCGACCTGGGGCCGCTGCGGGTCGCCAAGCGCCGACCCGGCACCGGCACCCGCATCCTGCTCGACACGCTGCTGCTCGCCGCCGGTCGGGACCCCGACGCGCTGCGCGGCCCGGAGACCGGCTCGCACATGGAGGTGGCGCTGTCCGTCGCGTCCGGGACCGTCGACGCCGGCCTCGGGGTCCGGTCCGCTGCGCACGACCTGGACCTGGACTTCCTGCCGCTGGTCACCGAGGACTACGACATCGTCCTCGGTGCGGCGGCGCTCGACGCCGCCGCACCGCTGATCGCCGCGCTGCACGAGCCCGCCGTGCGGGCCGCGGTCACCGCGCTCGGCGGCTACGACACCACCCGCAGCGGTGAGGTGTCCGACCTCGCGGCGACCCCCTGA
- a CDS encoding antibiotic biosynthesis monooxygenase family protein — MPIYLSMQRVRFSSPDAYEKFKVVFGDTRHHLMKLPGFLHLTWWEHPDDPTWFNECSFWTSKTALYDWHTDTYHKHAKAWAANGAIMEDIITNFELVGTRLLRICPCCNELQDKVYELAQEQAVLREQCPKCGFHFPYLTEQPSSFAVFKDAPLGQIEEPAAAERQAVQA, encoded by the coding sequence GTGCCCATCTACCTGAGCATGCAGCGCGTGCGGTTCTCCAGCCCCGACGCCTACGAGAAGTTCAAGGTCGTCTTCGGCGACACCCGGCACCACCTGATGAAGCTCCCCGGCTTCCTGCACCTCACCTGGTGGGAGCACCCGGACGACCCGACGTGGTTCAACGAGTGCAGCTTCTGGACGAGCAAGACCGCGCTCTACGACTGGCACACCGACACCTACCACAAGCACGCCAAGGCCTGGGCCGCCAACGGCGCGATCATGGAGGACATCATCACCAACTTCGAGCTCGTCGGGACGCGCCTGCTGCGCATCTGCCCCTGCTGCAACGAGCTCCAGGACAAGGTCTACGAGCTGGCCCAGGAGCAGGCGGTCCTGCGGGAGCAGTGCCCGAAGTGCGGCTTCCACTTCCCCTACCTGACCGAGCAGCCCTCGAGCTTCGCCGTGTTCAAGGACGCGCCACTGGGTCAGATCGAGGAACCCGCCGCCGCGGAACGGCAGGCGGTCCAGGCGTAG
- a CDS encoding ABC transporter ATP-binding protein: MSPRIGCRDLRVGVRDRELLHVEHLDVEAGEALAVLGPNGAGKSTLLRALAQIGRLHRTGQVLLDGRPVDARAMRGAVAAVLQRPILRRGTVAANAAAGLRLRGAGRAEAARRSAPWLDALGVGHLAGRDARTLSGGEAQRVAIARALAVGPRVLLLDEPFSGLDATTRTDLLADLRAVLDDLDTATVLVTHDRYEARALAGRTALLVAGRIRQHGPTAEVLDRPADADCAQLVGCTNLFPPSLTGRSGLLAARPEHCRPLRPDDSAPPGDGDVRVRGTVRRIVPWGAGVRVDVDPGTGGPALTCLVPTGPDGDLHRGTPTVVTVGSADLRAVAASGDAAPLPAPVLRGGRRHRW, encoded by the coding sequence GTGAGCCCCCGGATCGGGTGCCGCGACCTGCGGGTCGGCGTGCGCGACCGCGAACTGCTGCACGTGGAGCACCTCGACGTCGAGGCCGGTGAGGCGCTGGCGGTGCTCGGACCCAACGGCGCCGGGAAGTCCACGCTGCTGCGCGCGCTCGCCCAGATCGGCCGGCTGCACCGCACCGGACAGGTCCTGCTCGACGGGCGCCCCGTCGACGCCCGGGCGATGCGAGGCGCGGTCGCCGCGGTGCTGCAGCGCCCGATCCTGCGCCGGGGGACGGTCGCGGCCAACGCCGCCGCGGGACTGCGGCTGCGCGGTGCCGGCCGTGCCGAGGCCGCCCGCCGGTCCGCGCCCTGGCTCGACGCCCTCGGCGTCGGGCACCTGGCCGGCCGCGACGCCCGGACGCTGTCCGGCGGCGAGGCCCAGCGGGTGGCGATCGCCCGCGCGCTCGCCGTCGGGCCACGGGTGCTGCTGCTCGACGAACCCTTCAGCGGACTGGACGCCACCACCCGCACCGACCTGCTCGCCGACCTGCGCGCGGTGCTCGACGACCTCGACACCGCCACCGTGCTCGTCACCCACGACCGCTACGAGGCCCGTGCTCTCGCCGGGCGCACCGCGCTGCTCGTGGCCGGGCGGATCCGCCAGCACGGCCCCACCGCCGAGGTGCTCGACCGGCCCGCCGACGCCGACTGCGCGCAGCTCGTCGGCTGCACCAACCTGTTCCCGCCCTCCCTCACCGGGCGGTCCGGGCTGCTCGCCGCCCGTCCCGAGCACTGCCGCCCGCTGCGGCCCGACGACAGCGCGCCGCCCGGCGACGGCGACGTCCGGGTGCGGGGCACCGTCCGCCGGATCGTGCCGTGGGGTGCCGGCGTGCGCGTCGACGTCGACCCCGGGACCGGCGGTCCGGCACTGACCTGCCTCGTTCCCACCGGCCCCGACGGAGACCTGCACCGCGGCACGCCCACGGTCGTCACCGTCGGGAGCGCCGATCTGCGCGCGGTCGCGGCGTCCGGCGACGCAGCTCCCCTGCCCGCACCCGTCCTCCGGGGCGGGCGGCGTCACCGGTGGTAG
- a CDS encoding helix-turn-helix domain-containing protein: MTSDWVHLLAGQASLDALEAHRRALVAAGTPPERADAQARAALEVAALLAERRQRAVELAALNDVAGRLAVVLDPEDLLREVVAQARRLLGVDLTYLALVEGEDRAMRIAVADGARSPRLVGVRLPAGGGLIGRVIASGEAMWTRDYRTEARIEHEETADRAASAEGLRGLLGVPLAVRGRVLGALLAAKRQERVFDDDEVRLLQGLAAHAALAIDNARSRQRLAESEAVLQRTLALDAELTAAVLEGGDLDSLLERVRAMTPTPLRWLDPDAARGPHVGVVRPVVAAGDLLGALAVDDPDPDPAVVLLMERAAPVLALTLTGRRAAERADRLGRDIATVDLLTRAEPDAAAERRRLRGAGLDPRREHLVLVADGDPEAARRWAAGLPGEPGAAAALRGQLVLVRPVGAGADGADLHDAWTRAGAPTAGLAGPVPASELRRAYADASRTARALTALGRDGELVRAGDLGVFAVLLSHSGRRELADQVQRELGRVLAEERVRRVPLVDTLRTYLEHGRRPTSTAAALGVHVNTLYQRLATLDRLLGDGWQKRALDLQVLLVLHAASGRLG; the protein is encoded by the coding sequence ATGACGTCGGACTGGGTGCACCTGCTGGCCGGCCAGGCGTCGCTCGACGCGCTCGAGGCGCACCGGCGCGCCCTCGTCGCCGCGGGGACGCCCCCCGAGCGGGCCGACGCGCAGGCCCGCGCGGCGCTCGAGGTGGCCGCGCTGCTGGCCGAGCGCCGCCAGCGGGCGGTCGAGCTCGCGGCGCTCAACGACGTGGCGGGACGGCTCGCCGTGGTGCTCGACCCGGAGGACCTGCTGCGCGAGGTCGTCGCGCAGGCGCGGCGGCTGCTCGGCGTCGACCTCACCTACCTGGCGCTGGTCGAGGGCGAGGACCGGGCCATGCGGATCGCGGTGGCCGACGGTGCCCGCAGCCCGCGGCTGGTGGGCGTGCGCCTGCCCGCGGGCGGCGGCCTGATCGGCCGGGTGATCGCCTCGGGCGAGGCGATGTGGACCCGCGACTACCGCACCGAGGCCCGGATCGAGCACGAGGAGACGGCCGACCGGGCGGCGTCGGCCGAGGGGCTGCGCGGCCTGCTCGGCGTCCCGCTCGCCGTCCGCGGCCGGGTCCTGGGGGCGCTGCTGGCGGCGAAGCGCCAGGAGCGGGTGTTCGACGACGACGAGGTGCGGCTGCTGCAGGGCCTGGCCGCGCACGCCGCCCTCGCCATCGACAACGCGCGGTCGCGGCAGCGGCTGGCGGAGTCGGAGGCGGTGCTGCAGCGCACCCTGGCGCTCGACGCCGAGCTCACCGCGGCCGTCCTCGAGGGCGGCGACCTGGACTCGCTGCTGGAGCGGGTGCGGGCGATGACGCCCACCCCGCTGCGGTGGCTCGACCCGGACGCCGCGCGGGGCCCGCACGTTGGCGTCGTCCGCCCCGTCGTGGCCGCGGGCGACCTCCTCGGCGCCCTCGCCGTCGACGACCCCGATCCGGACCCGGCCGTCGTGCTCCTCATGGAGCGGGCGGCGCCGGTGCTGGCGCTCACGCTGACCGGGCGCCGCGCCGCGGAGCGCGCCGACCGCCTCGGGCGCGACATCGCGACCGTCGACCTGCTCACCCGCGCCGAACCCGACGCCGCGGCGGAGCGGCGCCGGCTGCGCGGTGCCGGCCTCGACCCGCGCCGCGAGCACCTGGTGCTGGTGGCGGACGGCGACCCCGAGGCGGCGCGCCGGTGGGCGGCCGGGCTGCCCGGCGAGCCGGGCGCCGCCGCCGCACTACGGGGCCAGCTCGTGCTGGTGCGCCCGGTGGGTGCGGGCGCGGACGGCGCGGACCTGCACGACGCCTGGACCCGCGCGGGGGCGCCGACGGCCGGCCTCGCCGGGCCGGTGCCCGCGTCGGAGCTGCGCCGGGCCTACGCCGACGCGAGCCGGACCGCCCGGGCGCTCACCGCGCTGGGACGTGACGGCGAGCTGGTCCGCGCGGGCGACCTCGGCGTGTTCGCCGTGCTGCTCAGCCACTCCGGGCGCCGCGAGCTCGCCGACCAGGTGCAGCGCGAGCTCGGCCGGGTGCTGGCGGAGGAGCGGGTGCGCCGGGTGCCGCTGGTCGACACGCTGCGCACCTACCTCGAGCACGGGCGGCGCCCGACCTCTACCGCCGCCGCGCTCGGCGTCCACGTCAACACGCTCTACCAGCGGCTGGCGACGCTCGACCGCCTGCTCGGGGACGGCTGGCAGAAGCGGGCGCTGGACCTGCAGGTGCTCCTGGTCCTGCACGCGGCGTCGGGCCGGCTCGGCTGA